A stretch of the Candidatus Rokuibacteriota bacterium genome encodes the following:
- a CDS encoding cobalamin-independent methionine synthase II family protein yields the protein MTDPMPLIPTTVCGSHGLPSWLHLVREAAAADRLGPMDLQEAYNDAVRLAIRDQVEAGVDVISDGEMRRVTFIRGFYDRLAGIRPLPVPRRLGAPNYDSHCPYEVVDRITAPEGLGIVDEFRFARPHADRPMRVAVPGPITLLIPLRRGGPYASEDSLIADLIALVNAEMKALVAAGCDFIQVDEPNYVMTAGKHRILKGEAGPMVSALNAALEGITVKTALHVCFGNAHNNSFASPRQYRPLYPRLLDARVSQFVFEYANREMSEIELWSEFPTDKEVAVGVIDVKAFRVETPEEVADRVRLALKHIPAARLWLVPDCGLWETPRWVGVSKLRSMVVAARMIRRELGVA from the coding sequence GTGACCGACCCCATGCCGCTGATCCCGACCACCGTGTGCGGCAGCCACGGGCTGCCGTCCTGGCTCCACCTCGTGCGGGAGGCGGCCGCCGCGGACCGCCTGGGACCGATGGACCTCCAGGAGGCCTACAACGACGCCGTCCGCCTCGCCATCCGGGACCAGGTCGAGGCGGGCGTGGACGTGATCTCCGACGGCGAGATGCGCCGCGTGACCTTCATCCGCGGCTTCTACGACCGGCTGGCCGGCATCCGACCGCTGCCGGTCCCGCGGCGACTGGGCGCTCCCAACTACGACAGCCATTGCCCGTACGAGGTCGTGGACAGGATTACCGCGCCCGAGGGGCTCGGCATCGTCGATGAGTTCCGCTTCGCGCGCCCGCATGCGGACCGGCCGATGCGTGTGGCCGTGCCCGGGCCGATCACGCTGCTCATCCCGCTCCGTCGCGGCGGGCCGTACGCCTCCGAGGACAGCCTGATCGCCGACCTCATCGCGCTCGTCAACGCCGAGATGAAGGCCCTCGTGGCCGCGGGCTGTGACTTCATCCAGGTGGACGAGCCGAACTACGTCATGACCGCCGGCAAGCATCGCATCCTGAAAGGCGAGGCCGGGCCCATGGTGTCGGCGCTCAACGCGGCGCTCGAAGGGATCACCGTCAAGACAGCCCTGCACGTGTGCTTTGGGAACGCGCACAACAACTCGTTCGCGTCACCACGGCAGTACCGGCCGCTGTATCCCCGGCTGCTCGACGCGCGGGTCAGCCAGTTCGTCTTCGAGTACGCGAACAGGGAGATGAGCGAGATCGAGCTTTGGAGCGAGTTCCCCACCGACAAGGAAGTCGCCGTGGGCGTGATTGACGTGAAGGCCTTCCGGGTGGAGACGCCGGAGGAGGTCGCCGACCGCGTGCGCTTGGCGCTCAAGCACATCCCCGCAGCACGTCTCTGGCTCGTGCCTGACTGCGGGCTGTGGGAGACGCCGCGCTGGGTCGGGGTCTCCAAGCTCCGCTCGATGGTGGTGGCGGCGCGCATGATCCGCCGCGAGCTGGGCGTCGCGTGA
- a CDS encoding metal-sensitive transcriptional regulator yields MIDDETKVKALGRLRRIEGQVQGIQRMVEEEKYCVDILLQLTAVEGAVEQVQRLLLGRHIESCVADAIRSGSTRDRQKKVDELLEVFSRFSGR; encoded by the coding sequence GTGATTGACGACGAGACCAAGGTCAAGGCCCTCGGCCGGCTGCGGCGCATCGAGGGGCAGGTGCAGGGCATCCAGCGCATGGTGGAAGAGGAGAAGTACTGCGTCGACATCCTGCTCCAGCTGACGGCCGTGGAGGGCGCCGTGGAGCAGGTGCAGCGGCTCCTTCTCGGGCGCCACATCGAGTCCTGCGTCGCCGACGCCATACGCTCGGGCAGCACGCGCGACCGCCAGAAGAAGGTGGACGAGCTGCTCGAGGTGTTCTCCCGGTTTTCGGGGCGGTAG
- a CDS encoding DUF2889 domain-containing protein, with amino-acid sequence MITSPYLGGRDRYERSMEGWVDNTHDDAFTHSVRLTDDDAAVELAAVCTPSPRYEVREAVARVLDGAADPAAAERFGRLAGARMVAGFSRRLAELAGSGPGSRLLVDAGIEIARLARQATKLPREATAGLLAGGARACWDLDTTGWIDLPGSCFTYSAAGRALLETRVVSTPMVADLYSPPPGARRIFVRKKVMRLVRTGSRLHLFHSMHDNVHGFDLHIEIDLETGTVAAADSITSRLPYQGICTEPQGKIGSLVGQPADGELRKRIQTQLGGESGCAQLYDLTADLLKLLSF; translated from the coding sequence GTGATCACCTCTCCGTACCTCGGCGGGCGCGACCGCTACGAGCGGAGCATGGAAGGCTGGGTGGACAACACGCACGACGACGCCTTCACTCATAGCGTGCGGCTCACCGACGACGACGCGGCCGTGGAGCTCGCGGCGGTGTGCACGCCCTCGCCGCGCTACGAGGTGCGCGAGGCCGTGGCGCGGGTTCTCGACGGCGCGGCGGATCCCGCGGCCGCCGAGCGGTTCGGGCGGCTCGCCGGCGCGCGGATGGTGGCGGGCTTCAGCCGGCGCCTGGCGGAGCTGGCGGGGTCGGGGCCGGGCTCGCGGCTCCTCGTAGACGCCGGTATCGAGATCGCGCGCCTCGCGCGTCAGGCGACCAAGCTCCCCCGCGAGGCGACGGCTGGGCTTCTCGCCGGTGGCGCGCGCGCCTGCTGGGACCTCGATACTACTGGATGGATCGATCTCCCCGGCTCCTGCTTTACCTACAGCGCCGCGGGCCGCGCGCTGCTCGAGACGCGGGTCGTCTCGACGCCGATGGTCGCGGATCTCTACAGCCCGCCTCCCGGTGCGCGACGGATCTTCGTGCGGAAGAAAGTCATGCGGCTCGTGCGGACGGGCTCGCGGCTGCACCTCTTCCACTCGATGCACGACAACGTCCACGGCTTCGACCTCCATATCGAGATCGACCTGGAGACCGGAACCGTGGCCGCGGCAGACTCCATCACCTCGCGGCTGCCGTACCAGGGCATCTGCACGGAGCCCCAAGGCAAGATCGGGTCCCTCGTGGGCCAGCCGGCGGACGGGGAGCTGCGCAAGCGCATCCAGACACAGTTGGGCGGCGAGAGTGGTTGCGCCCAGCTGTACGACCTGACGGCGGACCTTCTCAAGCTCTTGAGCTTCTAG
- the mrdA gene encoding penicillin-binding protein 2: protein MDLTGESTARREAWRRRVLSLSAAVAVAFVGLLGQLWYLQVLEGGKLQELSERNRIRVRPVAAPRGILFDRNGLALVDNRPAFTLSLIPREMDDRDTVLARLSVLLKFPMRELEEALDRVPPDSFRPVRVRRGLTLEEVTKVEERKLELPGVVVEVEPQRVYPTSTFAAHLLGYVREVSDEQMKQGRYRRGDMIGQSGLERLLDEYLRGRDGGERIEVDALGRPVQVMRREEPDPGAQVITTVDRRIQEAAERAMAGRSGAVVVMDPRNGDVLAMTSSPAFALDRLTGNVEKEDWLKVVRDPLTPLMNRALQGQYAPGSLFKVIVAATGLQEGSLTPMDRIYCNGEFHLGRWTFKDWKPGGHGWVDTRSALVRSCNIFFYQAGLKVGPEAIARYARAFGLGSNTGVDLGGEKPGLVPFLDGRRRGDGRGWQSGDTVNMSIGQGQLLVTPMQVARMMSAVANGGVLWRPRLVQRVERVDGTLAYSSSSKMTGRVDLSPVVWAFLRDALSGVVNEGGTGAAARIPGVEVAGKTGTAQSVAKSDSSKGQDHAWFASFAPAHDPEVVVVVLVERGGKGGQVAAPIARQIYQAIFLEKVAMVQIGGDG, encoded by the coding sequence GTGGATCTAACCGGCGAGTCCACGGCGCGTCGGGAGGCGTGGCGGCGTCGCGTCCTCTCGCTGTCCGCCGCGGTCGCCGTCGCCTTCGTCGGGCTGCTGGGCCAGCTCTGGTACCTCCAGGTGCTCGAGGGCGGCAAGCTCCAGGAGCTGTCTGAGAGGAACCGCATCCGGGTCCGTCCCGTCGCGGCCCCGCGCGGCATCCTCTTTGACCGGAACGGTCTGGCCCTCGTCGACAACCGTCCCGCCTTCACCCTGTCGCTCATCCCGCGGGAGATGGATGACCGCGACACGGTCCTGGCGAGGCTGTCGGTGCTGCTCAAGTTTCCCATGCGCGAGCTCGAGGAGGCGCTCGATCGCGTCCCGCCCGACTCCTTCCGCCCCGTGCGCGTGCGGCGCGGGCTCACCCTCGAGGAAGTCACCAAGGTCGAGGAGCGCAAGCTCGAGCTGCCCGGTGTCGTTGTCGAGGTCGAGCCCCAGCGCGTCTACCCCACGAGCACGTTCGCCGCGCACCTCCTCGGCTACGTCAGGGAGGTGAGCGACGAGCAGATGAAGCAGGGGCGCTACCGCCGCGGCGACATGATCGGCCAGAGCGGGCTCGAGCGCCTGCTCGATGAGTACCTCCGCGGCCGCGACGGCGGCGAGCGCATCGAGGTGGATGCCCTCGGCCGCCCCGTGCAGGTCATGCGGCGGGAGGAGCCCGACCCGGGCGCCCAGGTCATCACCACGGTGGACCGGCGGATCCAGGAGGCGGCGGAGCGGGCCATGGCGGGGCGCTCGGGCGCCGTGGTCGTCATGGATCCGCGCAACGGCGATGTCCTCGCCATGACATCGAGCCCCGCGTTCGCGCTCGACCGCCTCACTGGGAACGTCGAGAAGGAAGACTGGCTCAAGGTCGTCCGCGACCCGCTGACGCCGCTCATGAACCGCGCGCTCCAGGGCCAGTACGCGCCCGGCTCACTCTTCAAGGTCATCGTTGCGGCGACGGGGCTGCAGGAGGGCTCGCTGACGCCCATGGACCGGATCTACTGCAACGGCGAGTTCCACCTGGGGCGGTGGACCTTCAAGGACTGGAAGCCAGGCGGCCACGGGTGGGTGGACACGCGCTCGGCGCTCGTCCGCTCCTGCAACATCTTCTTCTACCAGGCGGGGCTCAAGGTCGGGCCCGAGGCCATCGCCCGCTACGCCCGGGCCTTCGGGCTCGGATCAAACACGGGCGTGGACCTGGGCGGCGAGAAGCCCGGGCTGGTCCCGTTCCTCGACGGCCGGCGACGCGGCGACGGCCGCGGCTGGCAGTCGGGCGACACCGTCAACATGTCCATCGGCCAGGGGCAGCTGCTCGTGACGCCGATGCAGGTGGCGCGCATGATGTCCGCCGTAGCCAATGGCGGCGTCCTCTGGCGGCCTCGCCTCGTCCAGCGCGTGGAGCGCGTGGACGGCACGCTCGCCTACTCGTCCTCCAGCAAGATGACCGGGCGCGTGGACCTCTCGCCGGTGGTGTGGGCGTTTCTGCGCGACGCGCTGTCCGGCGTGGTCAACGAAGGCGGCACGGGAGCCGCCGCGCGCATCCCCGGTGTGGAGGTCGCGGGCAAGACCGGCACGGCACAGAGCGTGGCCAAGAGCGACAGCTCCAAGGGGCAAGACCACGCCTGGTTCGCCTCCTTTGCGCCCGCGCACGACCCCGAAGTCGTCGTGGTCGTCCTGGTCGAGCGCGGCGGCAAAGGCGGCCAGGTGGCGGCGCCCATCGCGCGGCAGATCTACCAGGCGATCTTCCTCGAGAAGGTCGCGATGGTTCAGATCGGCGGGGACGGCTGA
- a CDS encoding Rne/Rng family ribonuclease: protein MGKRIVVNAGVTETRLAVQDGTQLVELYVERAGRRSIVGNIYKGVVTNVLPGMQAAFVDIGLQKDAFLYAGDYTADRGEDPGAIAPDADEDAVDLDDGEGEGEPEHRRDAVAPIEEVLRKGQEVLVQVSKESLGTKGARITSFVSIPGRYIVYMPQSGHVGVSRRIQDDAERDRLRGIVKGLPPPPGGFIVRTVAEGKPAEELIADIQFLTRLWGQVQSRFESAPAPSLLHAEMDLTFRVVRDLFSPDIEEFLVDTPAAYEKCLHFAESLVPQLASRVKLYEAPQPVFESTGIEKEIDKALRRRVWLKSGGYIVIDHTEALVAIDVNSGKYVGKRDFEETVLKINLEAATEVIRQIRLRDLGGIIIIDFIDMERAEHRDQVFKALMKALADDKARTNVLEISELGVVEMTRKRVRQGLLSLLTSACPTCKGAGTVKSDLTLTAEIFRKVQAGAREGGGHEVVIRAHPEIAYHIEAEERDGLERLQGLVARKVAVQSMPSYHREQYDLLFR, encoded by the coding sequence GTGGGAAAGCGTATCGTCGTCAATGCCGGCGTGACGGAAACCCGTCTCGCCGTGCAGGATGGAACGCAGCTCGTCGAGCTGTACGTGGAGCGCGCCGGACGCCGCTCCATCGTCGGCAACATCTACAAGGGCGTGGTCACCAACGTCCTGCCCGGCATGCAGGCCGCGTTCGTGGACATCGGCCTCCAGAAGGACGCCTTCCTCTACGCCGGCGACTACACGGCGGACCGCGGCGAGGATCCCGGCGCCATTGCACCCGACGCCGATGAGGACGCGGTCGATCTCGACGACGGCGAGGGCGAGGGCGAGCCCGAGCACCGGCGTGACGCCGTGGCGCCCATCGAGGAGGTCCTGCGCAAGGGCCAGGAGGTGCTCGTCCAGGTCTCAAAGGAATCGCTGGGCACGAAGGGCGCCCGGATCACTTCTTTCGTTTCCATCCCCGGCCGCTACATCGTCTATATGCCGCAGAGCGGTCATGTCGGCGTCTCGCGCCGCATCCAGGACGACGCCGAGCGCGACCGCCTGCGGGGGATCGTCAAGGGCCTGCCCCCGCCGCCCGGCGGGTTCATCGTCCGCACGGTCGCCGAAGGCAAGCCGGCCGAGGAGCTGATCGCCGACATCCAGTTCCTGACGCGGCTGTGGGGCCAGGTGCAGAGCCGCTTCGAGTCGGCGCCCGCGCCGTCGCTCCTGCACGCGGAGATGGACCTGACCTTCCGCGTCGTTCGCGACCTCTTCTCCCCGGACATCGAGGAGTTCCTCGTCGACACCCCCGCTGCCTACGAGAAGTGCCTCCACTTCGCCGAGTCGCTGGTGCCGCAGCTCGCCTCCCGCGTCAAGCTGTACGAGGCGCCGCAGCCGGTGTTCGAGTCGACCGGCATCGAGAAGGAGATCGACAAGGCGCTCCGGCGCCGCGTGTGGCTCAAGTCCGGCGGCTACATCGTCATCGACCACACCGAGGCGCTCGTCGCGATCGACGTCAACTCGGGCAAGTACGTCGGCAAGCGCGACTTCGAGGAGACGGTGCTGAAGATCAACCTCGAAGCCGCCACCGAGGTCATCCGGCAGATCCGCCTGCGCGACCTGGGCGGTATTATCATCATCGACTTCATCGACATGGAGCGCGCGGAGCACCGCGACCAGGTCTTCAAGGCCCTGATGAAGGCGCTCGCCGACGACAAGGCCCGCACCAACGTCCTCGAGATCTCCGAGCTCGGAGTAGTCGAGATGACGCGCAAACGCGTGCGCCAGGGGCTCCTATCCCTGCTGACATCGGCGTGCCCGACGTGCAAGGGCGCGGGCACCGTCAAGTCCGACCTGACGCTCACCGCCGAGATCTTCCGGAAGGTCCAGGCGGGCGCTCGGGAGGGAGGCGGCCACGAGGTGGTCATCCGCGCCCACCCGGAGATCGCGTACCACATCGAGGCCGAGGAGCGCGACGGCCTCGAGCGACTTCAGGGCCTGGTCGCGCGCAAAGTCGCCGTCCAGAGCATGCCCTCGTACCATCGCGAGCAGTACGACCTCTTGTTCCGCTAG
- the rodA gene encoding rod shape-determining protein RodA produces MLRVDRRLLKNVDWPLLGAAFAIILLGVVSLSSLGLGRGGPGLAWRQLMWVGVGAMALFAVVTFDYRSLVRAAPALYLLGLGLLVTVVVLGRTVSGARRWIHLGPLTFQPSELFKLIFILTLAWALTWRRAPQQTPRGTFGWIIVLVAVPFALVVRQPDLGTALVLLPVLGAVLIGVGVRLRILGALVAAGVALMPLGWLALKPYQRDRLFVYLDPFRDPLGTAYNVIQAKIAIGSGQLLGKGISGATQSRLAFLPERHTDFIFAVFAETWGFVGCLVLILAYGVLIVRGFEIAVGTREARGRIIALGVTALFAAQTLINLGMVTGLLPVVGIPLPLMSYGGSSMVVSFMALGLLLSVRMRQFQ; encoded by the coding sequence ATGCTGCGGGTGGACCGCCGGCTCCTGAAGAACGTGGACTGGCCGCTGTTGGGCGCCGCGTTCGCGATCATCCTCCTGGGCGTCGTGTCCCTGTCGAGCCTCGGGCTCGGCCGCGGGGGCCCCGGGCTCGCCTGGCGGCAGCTCATGTGGGTGGGCGTGGGCGCAATGGCCCTCTTCGCGGTCGTGACGTTCGACTACCGGAGCCTCGTCAGGGCCGCGCCGGCTCTGTACCTCCTCGGCCTGGGCTTGCTCGTGACGGTGGTCGTGCTCGGGCGCACGGTCTCGGGCGCGCGGCGCTGGATCCACCTCGGACCGCTCACGTTCCAGCCCTCCGAACTCTTCAAGCTGATCTTCATCTTGACGCTCGCCTGGGCGCTGACCTGGCGCCGCGCGCCCCAGCAGACCCCGCGGGGAACATTCGGTTGGATCATCGTCCTCGTCGCGGTCCCCTTCGCGCTCGTGGTCCGCCAGCCGGACCTCGGGACGGCGCTGGTGCTGCTGCCGGTGCTGGGAGCCGTGCTGATCGGCGTCGGCGTGCGCCTGCGCATCCTGGGCGCGCTGGTGGCGGCGGGCGTCGCCCTCATGCCGCTCGGCTGGCTCGCGCTGAAGCCGTACCAGCGGGACCGGCTCTTCGTGTACCTCGATCCGTTCCGGGATCCGCTCGGGACGGCGTACAATGTGATTCAGGCGAAAATCGCCATTGGTTCCGGCCAACTCCTGGGCAAGGGCATCAGCGGTGCGACGCAGAGCCGGCTGGCCTTTCTTCCGGAGCGCCACACGGATTTCATTTTTGCCGTATTCGCCGAGACGTGGGGGTTCGTCGGCTGTCTGGTGCTGATCCTGGCGTACGGGGTCCTGATCGTGCGGGGCTTCGAGATCGCCGTCGGCACGCGGGAGGCCCGGGGGCGCATCATCGCCCTGGGCGTCACGGCCCTTTTCGCCGCCCAAACGCTCATCAACCTGGGCATGGTAACGGGGCTGTTGCCCGTCGTGGGCATCCCGCTCCCGCTCATGAGCTACGGCGGGTCGTCCATGGTCGTGTCGTTCATGGCGCTGGGGCTCCTCCTCTCGGTTCGAATGCGGCAGTTCCAGTAA
- a CDS encoding alkaline phytoceramidase, translated as MTRGARIGVLLGITAAAVTAACVVPPIPQDPAYHRFADTRPLGGAPNGWAVLSNLPFLVVGLLGLRQVLMAPVGAAAPFVESRERWPYALFFAGVALTGVGSAYYHWAPDNARLVWDRLPMTIGFMALLAAVVAERVSVTAGIALLPVLLLAGAGSVAYWYAGELHGAGDLRPYALVQFAPAALIPLALWLFPARYTHGGYLVGVIAIYGAAKLFEVLDGPMFSMGHLLSGHTLKHLTAALAAWWLLRGLDARRPAAAEERT; from the coding sequence ATGACACGGGGGGCGCGGATAGGAGTGCTGCTGGGCATCACTGCCGCGGCGGTGACGGCCGCATGTGTCGTGCCGCCCATCCCGCAGGATCCCGCCTATCACCGATTTGCCGACACGCGCCCCCTCGGGGGCGCCCCCAACGGGTGGGCGGTGCTCTCCAACCTGCCTTTCCTGGTCGTTGGGCTCTTGGGGCTCCGGCAGGTCCTGATGGCCCCTGTCGGCGCGGCCGCCCCGTTCGTCGAGTCCCGCGAGCGCTGGCCGTACGCGCTGTTCTTCGCGGGTGTCGCGCTCACCGGCGTGGGCTCGGCGTACTACCACTGGGCGCCTGACAACGCGCGGCTCGTGTGGGACCGGCTGCCCATGACGATCGGCTTCATGGCTCTCCTGGCCGCGGTCGTGGCCGAGCGCGTGAGCGTGACCGCCGGGATCGCGCTGCTGCCGGTGCTTCTCCTGGCTGGAGCGGGCAGCGTCGCATACTGGTACGCGGGCGAGCTCCACGGCGCGGGCGACCTGCGGCCCTACGCCCTGGTGCAATTCGCTCCGGCGGCGCTGATACCCCTGGCGCTGTGGCTCTTCCCTGCGCGCTACACGCACGGCGGCTACCTCGTCGGTGTCATCGCCATCTACGGCGCCGCGAAGCTCTTCGAGGTTCTGGACGGCCCGATGTTTTCGATGGGACACTTGCTGAGCGGCCACACGCTCAAGCACCTGACGGCGGCTCTCGCGGCCTGGTGGCTGCTGCGGGGTCTCGACGCCAGGCGCCCGGCGGCCGCGGAGGAGCGGACGTGA
- a CDS encoding heavy metal translocating P-type ATPase yields the protein MTMPTEMPARTMGEEARLDFPVKGMHCAACVGKVERALLGVPGVKTAAVNLATERATVRLGAGGPSLDALRRAVDAAGYTVPADIAATPEAADREQAERARENRRLRLKFVAGAALSVPVLLGSMHEVFSWAPHWLRDPFLLWALTTPVQFWVGWQFHAGFLAELRHRSASMNTLVSIGTNAAYFFSVAVTLWPNVFATTGAMPYYEASALLMTFLVLGRWFEARARGGTSEAIRRLIALRPKTARVVRAGKEEDVPIGLVLVGDLLRVRPGERVAVDGQVVEGASTVDESMLTGESLPVEKRPGTAVVGGSVNRTGAFTFRATRVGSETVLAQIIRLVEEAQGSKAPIQRLADRVASVFVPVVLVIAALTFGVWWAWGPEPSFFYALANAVGVLVIACPCAMGLATPTAIMVGTGKGAELGVLVKSAGALELLHRVGIVVFDKTGTLTVGKPVVTDVVPGPGFDADGVLALAAAAEQGSEHPLGEAIVTEAKARGLALPPVSEFQAVPGQGVDAVAPDGRILLGNARMMQARGLDVAGLEPVARRLAAEGKSVVYVAFAGETHGLVAVADALKPDARAAVAALQALGIEVAMLTGDTRLTGEAIARQAGIDRVLAEVLPEQKAAEIKRLQGEGRLVAMVGDGINDAPALAQADVGIAMGSGTDVAIEAADVTLMRGNLHGVVTAVELSRRTIRIIKENLGWAFGYNIVLVPVAAGALYPLWGVLLSPILAGLAMALSSVSVVANSLRLKRFHTTLPEEGERAMAKDPVCSMEVDPKKAAAQSNYKGQMVYFCAVGCKQKFDANPEKYLSK from the coding sequence ATGACAATGCCCACCGAGATGCCCGCGAGGACGATGGGAGAGGAAGCGCGGCTCGACTTTCCCGTGAAGGGGATGCACTGCGCGGCCTGCGTTGGCAAGGTCGAGCGGGCGCTGCTGGGCGTGCCGGGCGTGAAGACGGCAGCGGTGAACCTGGCCACCGAGCGCGCCACTGTCCGCCTGGGCGCCGGCGGCCCCTCGCTTGACGCGCTTCGCCGGGCTGTGGATGCGGCGGGCTACACCGTGCCCGCCGACATCGCGGCGACACCCGAGGCCGCCGATCGCGAACAGGCCGAACGCGCGCGGGAGAACCGGCGCCTGCGACTCAAGTTCGTAGCGGGCGCCGCGCTGTCGGTCCCGGTGCTGCTCGGGAGTATGCACGAGGTATTTTCCTGGGCGCCTCACTGGCTGCGCGACCCGTTCCTGCTCTGGGCTCTGACGACGCCGGTGCAGTTCTGGGTGGGCTGGCAGTTCCACGCGGGATTCCTCGCGGAGCTGCGACATCGCTCGGCCAGCATGAACACCCTGGTGTCCATCGGCACCAACGCCGCGTACTTCTTCAGCGTGGCGGTCACGCTTTGGCCCAACGTGTTCGCGACCACGGGCGCCATGCCGTACTACGAGGCCTCGGCGCTGCTCATGACCTTTCTCGTCCTCGGGCGCTGGTTCGAGGCGCGCGCGCGGGGTGGCACCTCCGAAGCCATCCGACGCTTGATCGCGCTCCGGCCCAAGACGGCCCGCGTTGTGCGGGCCGGCAAGGAAGAGGACGTGCCCATCGGCCTCGTGTTGGTCGGGGACCTGCTCCGAGTGAGGCCCGGCGAGCGCGTCGCGGTGGACGGCCAGGTGGTCGAGGGCGCCTCGACAGTGGACGAGTCCATGCTCACCGGTGAGAGCCTTCCTGTCGAGAAGAGGCCGGGGACCGCGGTCGTCGGGGGCTCGGTCAACCGGACCGGCGCGTTCACCTTCCGGGCCACGCGCGTTGGAAGCGAGACGGTGCTCGCCCAGATCATACGGTTGGTCGAGGAGGCGCAGGGATCCAAGGCGCCGATCCAGCGGCTGGCCGACCGCGTCGCGAGCGTCTTCGTGCCGGTGGTCCTCGTCATCGCCGCGCTTACCTTCGGCGTGTGGTGGGCCTGGGGTCCGGAGCCCTCCTTCTTTTACGCGCTGGCCAACGCCGTCGGCGTCTTGGTCATCGCCTGCCCCTGCGCCATGGGGCTGGCCACGCCCACGGCCATCATGGTCGGCACGGGCAAGGGCGCCGAGCTGGGCGTGCTCGTCAAGAGCGCGGGGGCGCTCGAGCTGCTCCACCGGGTTGGCATTGTGGTCTTCGACAAGACGGGAACGCTCACTGTCGGGAAGCCGGTCGTTACCGACGTCGTCCCGGGGCCCGGCTTCGACGCCGATGGCGTCTTGGCGCTGGCGGCTGCCGCCGAGCAGGGGTCGGAGCACCCGCTGGGCGAGGCCATCGTCACCGAGGCCAAGGCGCGCGGGCTCGCGCTGCCGCCGGTGAGCGAGTTCCAGGCCGTCCCCGGCCAGGGCGTGGACGCGGTGGCCCCCGACGGACGGATCCTGCTGGGCAACGCGCGCATGATGCAGGCGCGCGGTCTCGACGTCGCGGGGCTCGAGCCCGTGGCCCGGCGGCTCGCCGCCGAGGGCAAGAGCGTCGTGTACGTCGCTTTCGCCGGAGAGACCCACGGCCTCGTTGCCGTGGCCGATGCCCTCAAGCCCGACGCTCGCGCGGCGGTGGCGGCTCTCCAGGCGCTGGGCATCGAGGTCGCCATGCTCACGGGCGACACGCGGCTGACGGGGGAGGCGATCGCCCGCCAGGCCGGCATCGACCGCGTGCTGGCCGAAGTGCTGCCTGAGCAGAAGGCGGCCGAGATCAAGCGGCTGCAAGGGGAAGGCCGGCTGGTCGCGATGGTCGGTGACGGAATCAACGACGCGCCGGCCCTGGCCCAGGCCGACGTCGGTATCGCGATGGGCTCGGGCACGGACGTGGCCATCGAGGCCGCCGACGTCACGCTGATGAGGGGAAATCTCCATGGGGTCGTGACGGCGGTGGAGCTGTCGCGCCGGACCATCCGGATCATCAAGGAGAACCTGGGCTGGGCCTTCGGGTACAACATCGTGCTGGTGCCGGTGGCCGCCGGGGCGCTCTACCCGCTCTGGGGCGTGCTGCTCTCGCCGATCCTGGCGGGCTTGGCGATGGCGCTGTCGTCGGTCTCGGTGGTCGCCAACAGCCTGAGGCTCAAGCGCTTCCACACCACATTGCCCGAGGAGGGAGAACGCGCCATGGCGAAGGATCCGGTGTGCAGCATGGAGGTCGACCCGAAGAAGGCCGCCGCCCAATCGAACTACAAGGGGCAGATGGTCTACTTCTGCGCCGTGGGGTGCAAGCAGAAGTTCGACGCCAATCCGGAGAAGTACCTCTCCAAGTGA
- a CDS encoding dienelactone hydrolase family protein, producing the protein MDLRTEMESLPTADGLMPAYLCRPAGPGPHPAVIVVMEAFGLNAHIKDVAERIAREGYVAIAPDLFYRFGSPIVPYEDVPRAIGYIQKFDDAVLMAELGVVIQHLKGRPDVRGDRIGITGFCVGGRIAFLTACRHPAAIKVAVPFYGGGIAADTPAAPINLADRIQCPVLCFFGEADRMIPMDQVRRVDETLKRLKKTAEVKVYKGAGHGFFCNDRASYDPVAAQNAWDTMRSWLGKYLS; encoded by the coding sequence ATGGATCTTCGCACCGAGATGGAGTCGCTGCCCACGGCCGACGGCCTGATGCCGGCCTACCTCTGTCGGCCCGCAGGTCCCGGGCCCCATCCCGCCGTCATCGTCGTCATGGAGGCGTTCGGTCTCAACGCCCATATCAAGGACGTAGCGGAGCGCATCGCGCGGGAGGGGTACGTCGCCATCGCGCCCGATCTCTTCTACCGCTTCGGCAGCCCGATCGTGCCATACGAGGACGTGCCGCGCGCGATCGGCTACATCCAGAAGTTCGACGACGCCGTCCTGATGGCCGAGCTGGGCGTGGTCATCCAGCACCTGAAGGGCCGGCCCGACGTGCGGGGCGATCGCATCGGGATCACAGGTTTCTGCGTCGGCGGCCGCATCGCCTTCCTCACCGCGTGCCGGCACCCCGCGGCCATCAAGGTCGCCGTGCCGTTTTACGGCGGCGGCATCGCGGCCGACACGCCGGCCGCGCCGATCAACCTGGCGGACCGCATCCAGTGCCCGGTGCTGTGCTTCTTTGGCGAAGCGGACCGAATGATCCCGATGGACCAGGTCAGGCGCGTGGACGAAACCCTCAAGCGGCTCAAGAAGACGGCCGAGGTGAAGGTCTACAAGGGGGCCGGGCACGGCTTCTTCTGCAACGACCGGGCATCCTATGACCCGGTGGCCGCCCAGAACGCCTGGGAC